Part of the Henckelia pumila isolate YLH828 chromosome 2, ASM3356847v2, whole genome shotgun sequence genome is shown below.
TTTTCACAAAAAGGACATGCAAGGAATGTCTGGCCACCGCAGTGGGTTGATGTTAACATGTAAAATTGAGGAAATAAATTGTGTTCTGAAGTAAGAATGTAAGATACAATTTTTTTGATAAATCTTCATGACCACAACAAAGTCCCATAAGGTTTTATACATGCTAACGTGCTGTGCCCTTGCTCAAATTAGTACGTCAAAATTTTATGATCGACAACTACTGCCAATATGAGTTAAAAAAGGTTCCTATTCAAATGAAAGTTCAAAGCTTGGTGAATGTTTAAGAAGAGTCCATCCAACTATCTAATATCaaagacttcactgatacttcatataaaattttcctTGTATCTCTGATTCTTGTCAACCCTAACTGGTGTGCAGTCAAACCCAGTACTTGAAGCATTTGGAAATGCGAAAACTGTGAGAAATAACAATTCAAGGTGAGTCGTTGCCCTAGTCCTGCTATGATTTAGTTCATAGAAGTTTGCACTTTACATGCTTTATTTGCTGTTCTGCAGCCGATTTGGAAAGTTTGTTGAAATTCAATTTGATAAGAATCGAAGAATATCAGGGGCAGCCATAAGAACATATCTTCTAGAAAGATCTCGTGTCTGCCAAGTTTCAGACCCTGAACGCAATTATCACTGTTTTTACCTATTATGTGCAGCACCACAGGAGGTAGTCTACTTCCAATGTTGCATTATGTATCTTATTCAGATTATTCGGCAAATCTATAGTGACCCGTAGTTATGATATATTATACTTCTTCCCAGGAAATCGAGAAGTATAAGCTGGAACATCCAAAGACGTTTCACTATCTTAATCAATCTAATTGCTATGAACTAGTTGGTGTAAGTGATGCCCGTGAATATTTGGCGACTAGAAGGGCCATGGATGTAGTTGGAATAAGTCAAAAAGAGCAGGTACATTCAATACACTTGAACCTTCATGTGGTGCCATCACATTCTTTTTCGATACACTTGCAGCTTCATGTGTCATCGtatcctctctctctctctctgctttctctctctctcttctcCCTCTCTCTCTTTTTAAGATACTTATATTATCTTAATCTCCAGGATGCAATTTTCAGAGTAGTGGCAGCAATTCTCCATCTCGGCAATGTTGAATTTGCTAAGGGGAAAGAGATTGATTCATCAGTTCTCAAGGATGACAAGTCCAAATTTCATCTTCAGACTACAGCAGAGCTTCTCATGTACGACTGCACTCATATTTGTAATTCTCCTTAGcagcttattattattattatttttttgaatttatttttaatcaggTGTGATCTTAAAGCCCTGGAAGATGCATTACTGAAGCGAGTGATGGTCACTCCAGAAGAAGTTATTAAGAGAAGTCTTGATCCTGATGGGGCAACCGTTAGTAGGGATGGATTAGCCAAAACTATATATTCTCGTTTATTTGACTGGTATGGTATTATTGTGTCATTGCATTAGCTTTCACTTTCAGGTTGAATAAATGGTTACTATGTGTTTGCTGGTTCAGTAATTCATTATGGGAGGTTCCAAAACTTGCAGGTTGGTGGACAAAATAAATGTATCTATTGGGCAAGATAAAGATTCAAAATGTCTTATTGGTGTTCTTGATATATATGGTTTTGAAAGTTTTAAAACTAATAGGTAACTGTTGGTTCATTACCATAAACataaaactcattttcaatctttTTCAAGGAATTCTGACTGACATAAATTTATACGTCTAGTTTTGAACAGTTTTGCATTAATTTTACCAATGAAAAGCTGCAACAACATTTCAACCAGGTAAGCAATTGATATATTTAGCTGTGGACTATAAACTGATGCCACCACAAAACTTACACTCGACAAATTCTTCTTTCAGCACGTTTTCAAAATGGAACAGGAGGAGTATAcaaaagaagagattgactggAGTTACATAGAATTTGTCGATAACCAAGATGTCCTAGATCTTATTGAAAAGGTTGATTTACGCAATATTTAAACTGCTATGCTTTGGACTACATTTAGTTGTTGGTTATGTCGCTAAGAAGCTGGCAACTTTGCAAAATATTTGGCGGAAGAGGTGGAAATTctaacaaaatcaaaatttatagGTCCATGTCAAGTTTATTCTGAAATAAAGAATCTTTATACAGATTCCTGTTGAAAAGCAATTTGACCATGTCATGTCTCATTTACCTGAAGTATGCATGAATGACATTTCTTATATGTATTGCAATTTTTTCAATTTACTAGTATAGTTCATTCTCATATATATGTagatataatttatttagattCTTTGTTGAAGGCACAATCATTCTTCTCACCTTAATTTTGCTCTAGAAACTGGTACAGTGGTACTTTCACAATAAATCTTTGAGATATTTCTTATCTAATTGCAAATTTGGATTAATTGTGCTCTTGAAGGTTGAATTACAACCGATATGCTATTTATAAAGCACTGAATGCtgatgcaaattttttttttgttccgaTGCTTTTGTTTGGCCATGGCAGAAACCTGGAGGGATCATTGCACTTCTAGATGAAGCCTGgtatgtttttattatttttcttgtaAGAAATTACAAAGGACTAACCTCTGTAAGATCTCTGCTATtaacttgattttttttctctgtTCCTAGTATGTTTCCGAAGTCAACGCACGAAACATTTTCGCAAAAGCTTTATCAGACGTTTAAATCCCACAAACGTTTTATCAAACCAAAATTGTCCCGCACAGATTTCACAATTGCTCATTATGCTGGGGAGGTGATCtgtattaaattttgttttgtccAATTATGTGTCTATAGTATGGGTTACAAACCTTCATCTAATCTAAGTTTTTTGTTCTTTTGTACTCATCCAGGTTCTATACCAATCTGATCAGTTTTTAGATAAAAACAAAGATTATGTTGTTCCTGAACACCAAGATTTGTTGAGTACGTCCAAATGCTCATTCGTAGCAGGGCTATTTCCTCCACTGCTTGAAGAGACAACTAAATCCTCAAATAAGTCTTCTAAGTTTTCATCTATCGGTTCACGTTTTAAGGTACTTTCTACGTACTTTTCCGACATATAATTTCTATGACAAAGTTTGTCGATGTTTCCAACGATTGAGCTTCTGAGCTTGGTAAAGAATGCAGAAACTCatggtttaattaattcatacagGTCCAACTCCAACAATTGATGGAGACACTAAATTCTACAGAACCTCATTACATTAGATGTGTGAAGCCTAATAATCTTCTCAAGCCTGCTATATTTGAGAATGTCAATATCATGCAGCAACTACGATGTGGTGTGAGTGCAGATGACTTGTAGCTGTAGAAATCTATTGCTCTTAGTTACATGTCAACCGCACACTCAACTTattgctattttttttttcctattgTCAGGGTGTATTAGAGGCAATTAGGATCAGCTGTGCTGGTTACCCCACGCGTAAGACATTTTATGAATTTGTTAATCGATTTGCTCTTCTTGCTCCTGAGGTTTTGGAAGGAAAGTAAGTGCTATTTATTGTCGAGATTGTGACATATGAATTAACGATTTTATGAAATGGGTCTTTTAATCATTTGCTTGTGTGTGTTATCAGTAACGATGAAAAGGTAGTATGCAAAAAGATCTTGGAGAAAATGGGCCTCACTGGGGCTCAGGTAATGTGAACATACTTTTTTTTGCTCATTACGAGAAGGAATATCATTAACTTGATCTAGCTTAGGCTCTTGTAGCTTGATCTATTAAAGCTTTTCCGCTGAGAATTGAAGTTTTCTGAGCATTTTGGCAGTGTAGGTTTTGGTGAAAATACGTACGAGCTTCAACCTGAGCCCAACTTTCTTAAATTCAGCTTTTTCAGTGTTTCTAAATGATTGTCAAAATCGACTGACCAAATTAAAATCATCCAAAAGCAATTAAAAACAATCGGAAGTTTTGAATATAATCTGAAAGATGCAAAACAAATCATGTGCATATTTATAACTTCACTTTAATGTTTGAAATGCCTCGGGCTTGTGAGATTTGCTTATGCTAGATATCTGCATTACATTTCGTTCAAGTTTTTTGCTGTATTGTTTTTGCTCAACTGTTGTTTTATGTATTTCAGATAGGAAAAACAAAAGTGTTCCTGAGAGCTGGTCAAATGGCTGATTTAGATGCCCACAGAGCACTGAAACTTAGTAATTCAGCAAAAACGATACAAAGAAAAACTAGAACTCATATTGCTAGGAAGCACTTTGTTGTTCTGCGGGAAGCATCAATCTGTATGCAGTCCATATGCAGAGGTTTGCTGAATTAAAATTTTTCTTGTCAAATTTAACGATGTATCTAGGTCAGCTGTTACATATTGGAGTCCTTCGTTGGCTTGAAGCGAAACATTCTAAACTTTCCACACGTGTGCACCTTATTGTCCTTATGCGCAAGCAATTGAGTTTATGTCTGATTCCGCCTCTCGCATTTCATCAGCATTCACCCTTTCTTCATCTCAGGAAGGCTTGCCTGCCGAttgtttaaaaatttgaaaagggAGGCAGCTTCTCTTAAAATTCAGACGAATCTGAGAGGATACCTGGCCCGAAAGAGCCACACAAAACTCAAATACTCGGTTGTTGTGCTGCAGACTGGGATGCGCATGATGACTGCCCGCAATGAATTTAGATATAGGAGACAAACAAAAGCAGCAATCGCTATACAGGTGAATAAGTAGTTCTCTAGAAAATAAATTTCCGGTTTATTGATAGTGTATCCTTACCAGAAAAGATCCTTTTCAGGCACACTGGCGTGGTCATAGAGCCTTTTCATATTACAAGAGACTTATAAGGGCATCAATTGTGACCCAGTGTAGATGGAGAGGAAGGGTTGCTAGGAAAGAGCTTCGGAAACTAAAAATGGTAGGGTATCGTGTTAAATAATCTAGTGCATTTGTTCCACGAGCATAGAGGATAGTGCTGGGTGACAAATGCATTTTTAATCTATTATAACTTCTGgtatcttttaaattttgctatAAGTATCAAATATCTGCAGGCATCAAGAGAAACAGGCGCACTTAAAGAAGCAAAGGATAAGCTTGAAAAATATGTGGAAGACCTAAAATTACGTTTACAGCTGGAAAAGCGTTTGCGGGTGAATATATTTTACTTTTCTATTTTATTCCTGAAATCAACTTGGATTTAATCTTTATCTCTACATATACATCACACGAACACATTCATATATAAACTCATATCTGCATACATTCACACACATTAGTATAGACATAAATATATGCTCCCGCAGATATTAACTACATTGTTATGCTTGCATTAGGAATAATGAGTGAACATGTGCATAACCGAATTGCTCACATGTTCATGTACATACCAACATAAACAGATAGATGGGTGATTATACACTGAGAAAGACATCAGCTAAATGTTTGTGTTTACAGTGTAGTATCACACATAAAATGATACAAGTGTACTggattttttttcattattaaTTGTTGGAAGATGTAATGTTTGGTTGTCATATGGTTTAATATGCTGGGTCTCACCAAAACTTGATTGTTTAGACTGACTTAGAGGAGGCAAAGAGTCAGGAGATAACAAAGTTGCAGCAGTCCTTAGAAGATACACAAAGCAAATTGAATGAAACCAGTGCACTTCTTCTCAAAGAACGTGAAACTGCTCAGAGAGCTATTGAAGAAGCCTCCTCAATTGTGAAAGAAACCCCGGTTCCAGTTGAGGATACAGCAAAGATTGAGGCTCTAACTGCAGAAATGGAGCAATTAAAGGTAACGTTGTTGAATGTGATGCTTCTCCCTCTATACTTGTATGTATCCCAATATCAACACTCAACGTTCTCATCTAATTCACAGGAGTCATTGAAATCTGAAAGACAACGAGCTGATGAATCTGAAAGAAAATGTGCGGAAGCCCAGGAATCAAGTGAGgggaagactcagaagttggaaGAAACTGAAAAGAGAGTTCATCAACTTCAGGAATCTTTGAACAGGTAGTGTAATTCTTGTTACTTATCCtcttttaatatattttcattaAAAAGTCCAAAATTTCATTGGCATATGAAATTATTTCCTCATGTGCAGTTTATCTTTTAGATTTCTTAAATCGACGATTTCTTTGATTTAATACCTAGATGTAAACTTGGTTACACAATCACGTTTAgaaattgaatgatattttcaaATATCAAAGAATGGTGAATGAAATTCTGATATTATGAGTACCTGATATGATTGTTGATGAGTTGGCTAATGTGAGCTTTGCTAgttggattgatttgattaagtttcatcacacaaTTATCTGAATGTTAACAGGTTGAAGCCACCAGTAGTTTTATTTCAATTGTATGTAATCTGTGCTCACTCATCTTTCTGCAAATTATTTTGTGGGAATTGGAAACATGCATGCCTAGTGGAAGCTTTGTGTTCAATCAGGAGTCTGTAGACCAAGAGATTCTCTGAATTGAACTAATTATATCTATAAGTTTGTATGGGATCTTTATCCAATGATTGAGGTCTATAAAACTTTATTACTCagagtgaaaatgaaaaagaatgatGAGATTGCTTGACAGCACACCTTGACCTTCATGTTGATACTTACGATTGGTTGCAGGAGTTACATCAACGGCTATTAAGATTAGAAAGGTCATTTGTTTTATTTGACTAATGCTAGATATGATCTAGTGTGCCTCAGGATGATATACAGCATGTCAGGCCAGTTTTCAGAGCTCAAAATGATTTTATGTGCGTCATCCAACTTCAGTTCAACCTCAGGATTTGTTGCTAGAGACGATCTGGATGATGATACGTCCACTTCCTCTGATACCACATCTACCGATTCAGATTTCACCTTCCCAGCCCCTgattcaactcaagaaaactttTCTTCCTTCGATCCCGGTGCTTTCCAGCTCATAGTTCAGGATCTTTCAGCAGCTGAAATCTCAGGTCAGTCTAGTTTCCTTAGAGTTCCTAGGTCTAGAACAAAACATACCCTGATAGCAAGTTAGGGCTTGATCCAACTTTTTTTTGGGTCTTGGTATACAACCTAATAAAACTCATAATATCCCACAGTTCTTGCTATGAAGATTTAAAATCTTTCCTGCAAACCATTCGTTCATTTGTAGTTTCCTCTTCCCATTATTCTAAAAACAATTCCATACCCAACTTAATTCACTTTTTGTTTAAGCAAGGTTGCGATAAGAAAATTCGTTATACATTTCTTTTCTGTTGATGGTTGCATTGTGCAGGAACCGAAAACTGGGAAAGTGATCGGGAGGGGGCATTCGATGACTTTTTCTGATGGAAGTTCTCTATCACTTTGTTGTATCTAATCTCTGTCCTAGTTAGAAATTAGTTTGTCTAGATGTTAATTTTGGTGTCTTAGCACATACCTCAGTTTAACACAAAATTACACTTGGTTGTTGTACAAAAGATTTACACAAGAAATTTAACATTAGGACATTTATACTTCTGTCTGCATACAACCTGTTAATATTATAAAGTATGCCTTATTTTGACTTCATTCAGTTTTCAGGTCTAATTTACCTATTATATTGGTGGCTAGTTGGAACATTATTCTTGTAGATTTAGAGATGCCAAACCTGTTTCTCAGATGATTCAGAAAGTTTAGATGGGTGAATAATGTGATCCATAATTAACTTGACTGAAGTCCAAAAGATTGAATCAATCTGGTTTGGGGTTCAGTGTGATAATGTTTTTTTGAGTCCCCTAATCTTTGAAAGCTTATTCAACAAGGGATCTCCGTCTTGTTCTTGATATATTGGGTCTTTAGTGTATTATCACATGCTACTCCTGGAAACAACCTATGTGAATAATTAAAATTTGGTATCCGATGTACAATGGGTATGctttaaaattaaatgaaatttgATTCTTGCACCATGTCTACGTATTTACATTTTTGGGGAACAAGAATATATTGGGTCCATCACAGTTTGTGGTTATGTTTGTAGTCTGGAATTTGTTAGTGTTTTTAGTCTTTGATCACTCTATGGTCCTTAGAGCCATTTTCTCTCGTTTTATCCAGTGGTGTGAATTTGTTGTTTTGAGGTCCCTTATGATAGTTGGTCCACTTTCGATTTAAACTCCTTGGAAGAAAAGACATAAGCCCCCCTCCCACATCAGTACCAGTGGATGGTTTGCTTaagcatcatcatcatctccatctcaTTCTTTAGTCAGCTTCTCATCCTCCATCTCATTGACCTCTggtaagatttcaaattttccCACTCTGGCTATTTTTCCTAACAGGCATGTCTTTCATCTGATAATACTTTCCTGTCTTTCTATCATCATTCTTACTTCCATTCCTTCTATAGGCCATCATATCGTTGTTTCAGCCACGAGCTTGAGAATACTAAGGAGCAGTATGCATACTTAGTAATAATTTCCTAGAtaacttttaataattttctgcTATTCATCAACCAGATACCTGTTTTGGGGCTAATTAAGGTTGCGGTCTCTCCCACGTTTTACAGGGACAGCTCTTCTCGAGCCATATTGGTATGGTATAGATGAAAGATTGCCTGTTATCTCTTTTCTCCTATATTATTGAGTAGAACGCCAAATCATTAGGATTAATCTCCAGCAGTAGCAACATCCATTCGATAACTTTTGCGTCCTTAACTCTGCAAAAGCATAATCAATTTTGTGTTTTATACCTCCATTCTGTTCCAAGTTGGAATGCATAGAAGTACTTGAGTAATATTCTAATGTACCCTCATAATTGTCTAGAAATTTTATGTTGGATTCTTGAAGCTTCGCTGACTATCTTAGAGTTGAATTCAGCCAAATTTATTTGAACGCTGCAGCAGTCATCTGGTGGAAGCCCAGTTTAGGGACCGACCTTACTAGAAGAACTTAATGAATGTCGAATCCTAAGTTTGTCATAGTTAATATTATAATTGGCCACTTGATCTCATTTTTCCATAGTTGTAAAGAAAGAGTTAGTCCAAAATTTTCAGTTTTGTACAGCTAAGTCACATTTGGAGCAGCTGATGCTGCTTTAGTGCTGAACAACAGTAGCAACACGCCGTTGCTTTGGAGGTTTTTACTCATTGACTCAATTTCTTCGTagatttatcttattattatttaagCAGCTTTCTAGCCAGTGCGGACAGCCAATCATTCCTATAATAGTTTTCATCTAAAAACAAAACTTGTACCTTAATTGCATGTTTGATTGTGAAATAGTTGTTAAAGCCCTACACACTAGAACAATCCAAGGAGCTTAGTTGGTTACTCATCTTCACTTACAATCTATTGATCGTTTTACTCACTCATCCTTCCAATGCTGAGGACAAATGCTGCTATGCCTTTGTGTTTATACAAAGTCCGAACGAGAAGAGGGAATAAACGATCTGTAATTTTCTTTCTAAAGTATCGTATCCAGGTATTGAAATCACTTGTGCCCAGTTCATGGGCATATGGGCTTCATTCACCTTTCCACCAGGACTTGTCCTGGATTAGTAATATATCTGCATATTAATCACTGTCTAACTGAAGTTGCTTTTGGTGCTTGAAAGCTTGCATTTTTCAGTTCTAAAGCTGCACTTATTTATGTTCATTTCTGAACTACCTTGAACTAAATGTTTCTATATATTTGTGATGGTCAAATCTCCAGTTATTTTGTGCTACAAAATGGCATATTTCATTGAGTGCCTAATTTGAATCTCGTCCTTTTGCTAGGCTTGAAGAGAAGCTCGCTAATGTAGAATCCGAGAATAAAGTTCTTCGTCAGCAGGCTTTGGCCATGGCACAGAATAATAAACTGCTATCAAGAAGTTCAAGGTCAATCATGCAGgtaattcaaaaccaacagTTTGATCAATATGCCGTTGTATATAGAACCTCTAACCTTGTTTATGCTTCGATTTTACAGAGGGCTGAAAGCACAAAAACATCTATAGTAAGTAAATACTTCAGTTAACCAATATGCCATGGAAACAGTCAAGAATGTTAATTTTCCATCATTATACTAGGATTTACGAAGTGCTTCAATGATCGCAAGAGAACAGTTAGATATGGAGGATAGACCTCAAAAATCGCTAAATGAGAAGCAACAAGAGTATCAGGATTTGCTTATCCGATGTGTTGCTCAGCACTTGGGCTTCTCTAGAGGAAGACCTGTTGCAGCCTGCATAATTTATAAATGCCTAAGACACTGGCGATCATTTGAGGCTGAGAGGACAAGCATTTTTGACAGGATAATACAAACAATCGGTCATGCTATTGAGGTAAGAAGTTTGGATCTTCATCATGAAATGTTTGATATCTGGATTTATGATATACATGATATTAACTTCGACATGTCCTTAATGGAAGACCCAGGACAACAATGATATCTTGGCTTACTGGTTGTCCAATGCATCAACTTTATTATTGCTGCTACAACGCACTCTGAAAGCTGGAGGAGGTGCTGGAAATGCACCACAACATCGGCGTACTCCATCAGCCACACTATTTGGGAGAATGACACAGGTAGATATTGTTCAATTTGAAATGTAATCTCGGTACCTGAGTGTTTTCAAGGGTTAAAAATCTGTTTTCCAGAGTTTCCGCAGTACTCCTCAAGGTGTCAATCTTTCTCTACTGAATGACGAATCAGCTGGCACATTACGCCCGGTAGAAGCGAAGTACCCAGCTTTACTGTTCAAGCAGCAGCTGACAGCTTACGTAGAGAAAATTTATGGAATGGTTCGTGATAATTTGAAGAAAGAGATATCTCCAATGCTGGGACTGTGCATCCAGGTGATCAAGTTCAAAACAGTTtgggaaaataataataaattattgttatttttctttaattattAAGTCAAGAAAAGGATGCAAGTTAGATTAATTGTCGATCATTTCCTGTTATGTTACGAATGATATAGGCACCAAGAATATCCAAAGCAAATTTAAGTAAAGGCACAGCCCGTGCTCTAGCAAATGCTGCTGCACAGGAGATTTTAATATCTCACTGGCAAGGAATTGTAAAGAGCCTTGAGAACTTTTTGAACATGCTAAAGACAAATCATGTAAGTACAATATGACACAAATTTTTAGCCCTCCTACTTTTTATGTACAATGATCTCAATTTTCTCCTTACGATTCTCTCGTCGGTAACAAGTTTCAAACCCAGTCGATAATTTGTGTTGTCTCAGCTTTGGACAATGTATCAGAATAATAATGTTCACACGATTTTGTATTCAATCCGTCTTTCAGGTACCTCCATTTTTGGTTCGGAAAGTGTACACGCAAATATTTTCTTTCGTCAACGTGCAGTTATTTAACAGGTGTTGTGCAGTGCAGTACATTAAGTGCTACATATTGATGAGCTTCATTAACAGAATGACAAActaatgttgtttttgtgatttcaGCCTTTTACTGAGACGAGAGTGTTGCTCATTCAGTAACGGCGAGTATGTTAAGGCTGGATTGGCTGAACTGGAGCACTGGTGTTACAAGGCGACAGAAGAGGTACTTTTATCTTTGTTATATTTGATATGACCATCAAAGCTAATAAATATCCTGTTTCTTGCAGTATTCAGGTTCCGCTTGGGATGAGCTCAAGCATATAAGACAGGCTATAGGGTTCCTGGTACTGAATTTTATTCCTTGTTCATTCAATAAGTTATTCCATCGATTGTGTTAGTAAAAATCGTGAAGCATATACAGTCTTCTTTTCTTCATTTCCCCATTGAATGACCGCGTAATGATTTGTGTGGAGTAAACTATTTTAAACGATGGAGAAACAATGAGTTAATAGATACGCAGAACAAGAAAATCCCCTTAGGTACATGCAAAGACACTCTAGAAAGAAGGTAATAATTGAAGGAAGAAGTCAAACTAAAACGAACATGAGAAATTGGTGAGTATTGTTGGTTGTGATTATTTTGAAAACAAAGCTTTGTTCACCGGGAGTATTTGTTGGTTCTTTCaagtatataaacataaatcgaGAAATTGTTTTTGGCATAAATAACACTTAATTTGTCTTAAATAAGTAAGAACTAAACATTTTACCAGGTCAGAGTATGCAAGGCTTATAATTGTGTTGGACTTTTTGGACTACTACTGTCACAGGTAATACACCAGAAGCCAAAGAAGACTCTAGATGAAATTAGCCATGACCTCTGTCCGGTAAAATGCCTAATCATTTTCTTAATAGAATTTATATGAAATCTTCTTATCATCACCCcgatatgtatattttttatCGTTTATAGGTGCTCAGCATTCAACAGCTATACAGAATCAGCACTATGTATTGGGATGATAAATATGGCACACATAGCTTATCCCAGGAAGTAAGTCCTTGTTGATCTTATTTTTCAAGCTCCACTTTTGTACTACTGTCGTGATAGGATATTTTGATTGCTGATTACTTTATGTCTGGCTAATTACATCAACTTCCCCCAGTGTTAGGCCTAATTATCACCTATTACTTCATACTCGGAATTATAATTTTATCCATCTGTGAGGTTTGAAAATGTTCAAACCTTTTGTGTTAAGACTATTTTACTTTTCTTCATCCATTTATTTCTCAAGGTGATACTGGAAATGATATTTTATGCTCCTAGTCTAGTTTTTATccctttttgttttgttttattaacttgttttcttttgtaagATGTAACTAGCTTCTTTTAGGTGTTTCAATACTAGCTTCACAATTCAATCAATGGCACAAAGGGCCAAAAACAGAGCATATAACCTAAGACATGTATCAGATGTTTCagcaataaaaataagaatatattTCGGaatataaaaatcattttcctCGATCAACCAAAATATAATGTGTTTTCTTGTCTTTCGGTGGAGATTTCTTGTGATTTACACTAGTTTTATCGGTCTATTTTTCCCAGGTAATTTCCAACATGAGAATATTAATGACAGAGGATTCAAATAACGCTGTCAGTAGTTCTTTCCTTCTGGATGATGATTCAAGGTTAATTATAAATACTGATCATGCAGCTTCAGTTCATACTGTCTTCATTATTTTCATTCAAGTATTCGCTTGATATAGTTTCACTGAAACCCGATCCTTCATCTTGCAGCATTCCGTTTTCAGTGGACGACCTTTCCAAATCAATGGATCGCTTTGATGTTACAGACATTGAGCCACCACCGCTTATTCGTGAAAATTCAGGCTTCAGCTTTCTATTGCCACAAGCCGATTGATTACATTTAATCATTTTTCCTTCCTAATGTTCAAAGAAACTTCCCTATTGTTCCCCAAAAGGTATGTGTTGAACGACCTGTACTTTTCAAGCACACTCTTTAAGCCGATGCTAATATCTAACTGTGAAACTGCACAACAAAGTGATCGCTCGTAATTATCTTCTAATAAGCTCATCCAACAAGGGAGTTCACCTTTGCTAGCTGCAGTTCCGAAGGAAAGTGCCTTTATAAGACTTGTTGAAGTCCTTTAGCACGACGCTTCATTTATTGGTTTATGCATTTTATGTTACAAGTATCATTCGCGTAGAGGATCATTTGTCAGTTATATAACTCGTACTCAATATTACAGCATTGCCTAGCAAGAATCTCTTATCTATGTTCTCTTATGGCTGCAGAACTCTCAGTTTGAGCTCCCCTGTATGGTGTTTCCTGCTCTGGTTGGAAGGTTTCGATACTGTCAAAACGATTAATGTAGGATGAGAAACCCTTTGTCAGATCATTTAAGGGTGATAAAATCATTGTGGATAC
Proteins encoded:
- the LOC140883104 gene encoding myosin-11-like isoform X1 is translated as MSAQVTIIVGSHVWVEDAEVAWIDGEVTKINGQELEIQTSKGAKVTADLSKVYPKDEDAPAGGVDDMTKLSYLHEPGVLQNLSSRYQLNEIYTYTGSILIAINPFQRLPHLYNAHMMEQYKGAPLGELSPHVFAIADVAFRAMFNEGKSNSILVSGESGAGKTETTKMLMQYLAYLGGRKGTEGRTVEQQVLESNPVLEAFGNAKTVRNNNSSRFGKFVEIQFDKNRRISGAAIRTYLLERSRVCQVSDPERNYHCFYLLCAAPQEEIEKYKLEHPKTFHYLNQSNCYELVGVSDAREYLATRRAMDVVGISQKEQDAIFRVVAAILHLGNVEFAKGKEIDSSVLKDDKSKFHLQTTAELLMCDLKALEDALLKRVMVTPEEVIKRSLDPDGATVSRDGLAKTIYSRLFDWLVDKINVSIGQDKDSKCLIGVLDIYGFESFKTNSFEQFCINFTNEKLQQHFNQHVFKMEQEEYTKEEIDWSYIEFVDNQDVLDLIEKKPGGIIALLDEACMFPKSTHETFSQKLYQTFKSHKRFIKPKLSRTDFTIAHYAGEVLYQSDQFLDKNKDYVVPEHQDLLSTSKCSFVAGLFPPLLEETTKSSNKSSKFSSIGSRFKVQLQQLMETLNSTEPHYIRCVKPNNLLKPAIFENVNIMQQLRCGGVLEAIRISCAGYPTRKTFYEFVNRFALLAPEVLEGNNDEKVVCKKILEKMGLTGAQIGKTKVFLRAGQMADLDAHRALKLSNSAKTIQRKTRTHIARKHFVVLREASICMQSICRGRLACRLFKNLKREAASLKIQTNLRGYLARKSHTKLKYSVVVLQTGMRMMTARNEFRYRRQTKAAIAIQAHWRGHRAFSYYKRLIRASIVTQCRWRGRVARKELRKLKMASRETGALKEAKDKLEKYVEDLKLRLQLEKRLRTDLEEAKSQEITKLQQSLEDTQSKLNETSALLLKERETAQRAIEEASSIVKETPVPVEDTAKIEALTAEMEQLKESLKSERQRADESERKCAEAQESSEGKTQKLEETEKRVHQLQESLNRLEEKLANVESENKVLRQQALAMAQNNKLLSRSSRSIMQVIQNQQFDQYAVVYRTSNLVYASILQRAESTKTSIDLRSASMIAREQLDMEDRPQKSLNEKQQEYQDLLIRCVAQHLGFSRGRPVAACIIYKCLRHWRSFEAERTSIFDRIIQTIGHAIETQDNNDILAYWLSNASTLLLLLQRTLKAGGGAGNAPQHRRTPSATLFGRMTQSFRSTPQGVNLSLLNDESAGTLRPVEAKYPALLFKQQLTAYVEKIYGMVRDNLKKEISPMLGLCIQAPRISKANLSKGTARALANAAAQEILISHWQGIVKSLENFLNMLKTNHVPPFLVRKVYTQIFSFVNVQLFNSLLLRRECCSFSNGEYVKAGLAELEHWCYKATEEYSGSAWDELKHIRQAIGFLVIHQKPKKTLDEISHDLCPVLSIQQLYRISTMYWDDKYGTHSLSQEVISNMRILMTEDSNNAVSSSFLLDDDSSIPFSVDDLSKSMDRFDVTDIEPPPLIRENSGFSFLLPQAD